The following proteins are co-located in the Leucoraja erinacea ecotype New England chromosome 4, Leri_hhj_1, whole genome shotgun sequence genome:
- the tbx20 gene encoding T-box transcription factor TBX20 isoform X2 — protein sequence MREATDSLTVGKRSVQAEGVRGVSAVPPGSLLDLSRVSVPATQGPSMEYNNTKPQLSSRANAFSIAALMSTGNSKDRELQENTIKPLEQFVEKSSCSQPLGDLGSLELGDYGNSGSPACTVPLIPTTPSVPSAEMAKITCNLETKELWDKFHELGTEMIITKSGRRMFPTIRVSLSGVDSEAKYIVLMDIVAVDNKRYRYAYHRSSWLVAGKADPPLPARLYVHPDCPFTGEQLSKQMVSFEKVKLTNNELDQHGHIILNSMHKYQPRVHVIRKKDHTASLVNLKSEEFRTFIFPETVFTAVTAYQNQLITKLKIDSNPFAKGFRDSSRLTDMERESVENLIQKHTYARSPIRTYGGEDDALGEENQTAQNRGSAFTTSDNLSLSTWVASSCNFPGFQHPQSLAIATTAASLAAPVPHPIQGSLPQYSRIGVPLTPSAIASSMQGSGPAFPTFHMPRYHHYFQQGPYAAIQGLRHSSAVMTHFV from the exons ATGCGGGAGGCAACAGATTCATTGACAGTCGGGAAGCGCTCGGTACAGgcagagggagtgaggggagtgagTGCAGTCCCTCCCGGGTCGCTCCTGGACCTCAGCCGTGTCTcggtcccagctacacaaggtCCCAGCATGGAATACAACAATACCAAACCACAGCTGTCATCCCGGGCTAATGCTTTCTCCATTGCGGCCCTCATGTCAACCGGAAACTCCAAGGACAGGGAACTGCAGGAGAACACGATCAAACCCCTCG AACAGTTTGTGGAGAAGTCTTCTTGTTCGCAGCCCCTGGGTGATCTGGGCAGCCTGGAACTGGGAGATTACGGCAACAGCGGATCTCCGGCGTGTACGGTACCCCTCATCCCGACCACCCCCAGCGTCCCCAGCGCAGAAATGGCCAAGATCACCTGTAACTTGGAAACCAAAGAGCTGTGGGACAAGTTTCATGAGTTGGGCACCGAGATGATTATCACTAAATCCGGCAG GAGAATGTTCCCAACTATCCGCGTCTCGCTGTCTGGAGTCGATTCCGAGGCGAAGTATATCGTGTTGATGGACATCGTGGCGGTGGACAACAAGCGGTATCGCTACGCCTACCATCGCTCTTCTTGGCTGGTGGCTGGCAAGGCCGACCCGCCACTCCCAGCGAG GCTCTATGTGCACCCTGACTGTCCGTTCACTGGGGAACAGCTTTCGAAACAAATGGTCTCCTTCGAGAAAGTGAAACTCACCAACAACGAGTTGGATCAACACGGACAC ATCATTTTAAACTCCATGCACAAATACCAGCCGCGGGTTCACGTCATTAGGAAGAAAGACCACACCGCTTCTCTGGTCAACCTCAAGTCGGAGGAGTTCCGCACCTTCATTTTCCCGGAGACAGTTTTCACTGCGGTGACCGCCTACCAGAACCAACTT ATCACCAAATTAAAAATCGATAGCAATCCTTTCGCCAAAGGATTCCGGGATTCCTCCCGGCTCACCGATATGGAGAG GGAAAGTGTGGAGAATCTTATCCAGAAGCATACCTATGCACGATCACCCATCCGGACATATGGAGGCGAAGATGATGCTCTTGGAGAGGAGAACCAAACAGCACAGAACAGAG GATCCGCCTTTACAACTTCGGACAACTTGTCCCTGAGCACCTGGGTCGCTTCTTCCTGCAATTTCCCGGGTTTCCAGCACCCCCAGTCGCTGGCGATCGCCACCACCGCCGCTTCGCTAGCCGCCCCTGTCCCTCACCCCATCCAAGGCTCGCTGCCGCAGTACAGCCGCATCGGGGTGCCTCTGACACCGTCAGCCATCGCCAGCTCCATGCAAGGCAGCGGACCGGCCTTTCCCACATTCCACATGCCTCGCTACCATCACTACTTCCAGCAGGGGCCCTACGCCGCTATCCAGGGCCTGCGGCACTCGTCGGCTGTCATGACCCACTTTGTGTGA
- the tbx20 gene encoding T-box transcription factor TBX20 isoform X1, which yields MREATDSLTVGKRSVQAEGVRGVSAVPPGSLLDLSRVSVPATQGPSMEYNNTKPQLSSRANAFSIAALMSTGNSKDRELQENTIKPLEQFVEKSSCSQPLGDLGSLELGDYGNSGSPACTVPLIPTTPSVPSAEMAKITCNLETKELWDKFHELGTEMIITKSGRRMFPTIRVSLSGVDSEAKYIVLMDIVAVDNKRYRYAYHRSSWLVAGKADPPLPARLYVHPDCPFTGEQLSKQMVSFEKVKLTNNELDQHGHIILNSMHKYQPRVHVIRKKDHTASLVNLKSEEFRTFIFPETVFTAVTAYQNQLITKLKIDSNPFAKGFRDSSRLTDMERYCLPEESVENLIQKHTYARSPIRTYGGEDDALGEENQTAQNRGSAFTTSDNLSLSTWVASSCNFPGFQHPQSLAIATTAASLAAPVPHPIQGSLPQYSRIGVPLTPSAIASSMQGSGPAFPTFHMPRYHHYFQQGPYAAIQGLRHSSAVMTHFV from the exons ATGCGGGAGGCAACAGATTCATTGACAGTCGGGAAGCGCTCGGTACAGgcagagggagtgaggggagtgagTGCAGTCCCTCCCGGGTCGCTCCTGGACCTCAGCCGTGTCTcggtcccagctacacaaggtCCCAGCATGGAATACAACAATACCAAACCACAGCTGTCATCCCGGGCTAATGCTTTCTCCATTGCGGCCCTCATGTCAACCGGAAACTCCAAGGACAGGGAACTGCAGGAGAACACGATCAAACCCCTCG AACAGTTTGTGGAGAAGTCTTCTTGTTCGCAGCCCCTGGGTGATCTGGGCAGCCTGGAACTGGGAGATTACGGCAACAGCGGATCTCCGGCGTGTACGGTACCCCTCATCCCGACCACCCCCAGCGTCCCCAGCGCAGAAATGGCCAAGATCACCTGTAACTTGGAAACCAAAGAGCTGTGGGACAAGTTTCATGAGTTGGGCACCGAGATGATTATCACTAAATCCGGCAG GAGAATGTTCCCAACTATCCGCGTCTCGCTGTCTGGAGTCGATTCCGAGGCGAAGTATATCGTGTTGATGGACATCGTGGCGGTGGACAACAAGCGGTATCGCTACGCCTACCATCGCTCTTCTTGGCTGGTGGCTGGCAAGGCCGACCCGCCACTCCCAGCGAG GCTCTATGTGCACCCTGACTGTCCGTTCACTGGGGAACAGCTTTCGAAACAAATGGTCTCCTTCGAGAAAGTGAAACTCACCAACAACGAGTTGGATCAACACGGACAC ATCATTTTAAACTCCATGCACAAATACCAGCCGCGGGTTCACGTCATTAGGAAGAAAGACCACACCGCTTCTCTGGTCAACCTCAAGTCGGAGGAGTTCCGCACCTTCATTTTCCCGGAGACAGTTTTCACTGCGGTGACCGCCTACCAGAACCAACTT ATCACCAAATTAAAAATCGATAGCAATCCTTTCGCCAAAGGATTCCGGGATTCCTCCCGGCTCACCGATATGGAGAGGTACTGTCTCCCGGA GGAAAGTGTGGAGAATCTTATCCAGAAGCATACCTATGCACGATCACCCATCCGGACATATGGAGGCGAAGATGATGCTCTTGGAGAGGAGAACCAAACAGCACAGAACAGAG GATCCGCCTTTACAACTTCGGACAACTTGTCCCTGAGCACCTGGGTCGCTTCTTCCTGCAATTTCCCGGGTTTCCAGCACCCCCAGTCGCTGGCGATCGCCACCACCGCCGCTTCGCTAGCCGCCCCTGTCCCTCACCCCATCCAAGGCTCGCTGCCGCAGTACAGCCGCATCGGGGTGCCTCTGACACCGTCAGCCATCGCCAGCTCCATGCAAGGCAGCGGACCGGCCTTTCCCACATTCCACATGCCTCGCTACCATCACTACTTCCAGCAGGGGCCCTACGCCGCTATCCAGGGCCTGCGGCACTCGTCGGCTGTCATGACCCACTTTGTGTGA